The following are from one region of the Sandaracinus amylolyticus genome:
- a CDS encoding APC family permease, producing MSLVHLLFGRRLATEEDEGERVGPIAGVPILGLDALASASYGPEALLTVLIGLGTLATQYVPWITMLIVGLLGILYVSYRQTIAAYPSGGGAYSVAKENLGTNASLLAAAALALDYVLNVAVAVSAGIGALVSAIPMLLPYTIELCLGVVVLLTVVNLRGVRASGAAFSIPTYLFVATLFAVIGIGVARTIAAGGAPVPVDPPHVAPDHATTSLVTLWLLMHAFSSGCTAMTGVEAVSNGVPIFHKPSSVGARRTLSLIVGILVVLLIGVAFLSRAYGITATPPGTPQYESVLSQMVAAVVGRGPFYYVTLGSVVAVLCLSANTSFADFPRLCRIMAIDRFLPEMFVHRGRRLAYSFGILALATTSAALLLIFDGITDHLIPLFAIGAFLAFTTSQAAMVAHWWRVRGPSWWRHLAINSLGAVATATTLVVIAISKLEDGAWISVVLVAGSILLFKRVRAHYDFVAQATAARDVTLDFRKSEPPIVVVPMWRWDAVTVKALRFAIGFSPEVMAVQVLTGDRDADDLTSRWRRLVIVPAERLGVAAPRLVVIHSRYRELLRTLVRFVMMVASSHPDRQIAVVVPQLVEPRWYQWLLHTPIASLLKTALLLRGGPQIVVINTPWYLDAWIPERRRMAGPPVQPELRERGAR from the coding sequence ATGTCGCTCGTGCACCTGCTGTTCGGACGACGCCTCGCGACCGAAGAGGACGAGGGCGAGCGCGTCGGTCCGATCGCGGGCGTGCCGATCCTCGGGCTCGATGCGCTCGCGTCGGCGTCGTACGGGCCCGAGGCGCTGCTCACGGTGCTGATCGGCCTGGGCACGCTCGCGACGCAGTACGTGCCGTGGATCACGATGCTGATCGTCGGGCTGCTCGGGATCCTCTACGTCTCGTATCGCCAGACGATCGCGGCCTATCCGAGCGGTGGCGGCGCGTACAGCGTCGCGAAGGAGAACCTCGGCACGAACGCGTCCCTACTCGCGGCGGCGGCGCTCGCGCTCGACTACGTGCTCAACGTCGCGGTCGCGGTGTCGGCGGGCATCGGCGCGCTGGTGTCGGCGATCCCGATGTTGCTCCCCTACACGATCGAGCTCTGCCTCGGCGTCGTCGTGCTGCTCACGGTCGTGAACCTGCGCGGCGTGCGCGCGTCGGGGGCCGCGTTCTCGATCCCCACCTACCTGTTCGTCGCCACGCTCTTCGCGGTGATCGGGATCGGCGTCGCGCGCACGATCGCGGCGGGAGGCGCCCCGGTGCCGGTCGATCCGCCGCACGTCGCGCCCGACCACGCGACGACGTCGCTGGTGACGCTCTGGCTGCTGATGCACGCGTTCTCGAGCGGATGCACCGCGATGACCGGCGTCGAAGCGGTGAGCAACGGCGTGCCGATCTTCCACAAGCCCTCGTCGGTCGGCGCGCGGCGCACGCTCTCGCTGATCGTCGGGATCCTCGTGGTGCTGCTGATCGGCGTCGCGTTCCTGTCGCGCGCGTACGGCATCACCGCAACCCCGCCGGGCACGCCGCAGTACGAGAGCGTGCTCTCGCAGATGGTCGCGGCGGTCGTGGGGCGCGGGCCCTTCTACTACGTGACGCTCGGGAGCGTGGTCGCGGTGCTGTGTCTCTCGGCGAACACGAGCTTCGCCGACTTCCCGCGCCTGTGCCGGATCATGGCGATCGACCGCTTCCTGCCCGAGATGTTCGTGCACCGCGGGCGGCGGCTCGCGTACTCGTTCGGCATCCTCGCGCTCGCGACGACGTCGGCAGCGCTGCTCCTGATCTTCGACGGGATCACCGATCACCTGATCCCGCTCTTCGCGATCGGCGCCTTCCTCGCGTTCACGACCTCGCAGGCCGCGATGGTCGCGCACTGGTGGCGCGTGCGCGGCCCTTCGTGGTGGAGGCACCTCGCGATCAACTCGCTCGGCGCGGTCGCGACGGCGACGACCCTCGTCGTGATCGCGATCTCGAAGCTCGAGGACGGCGCGTGGATCAGCGTGGTGCTCGTCGCGGGATCGATCCTGCTCTTCAAGCGCGTGCGCGCGCACTACGACTTCGTCGCGCAGGCGACCGCGGCGCGCGACGTGACGCTCGACTTCCGCAAGAGCGAGCCGCCGATCGTCGTGGTGCCGATGTGGCGCTGGGACGCGGTGACGGTGAAGGCGCTGCGCTTCGCGATCGGCTTCTCGCCCGAGGTGATGGCGGTGCAGGTGCTCACCGGTGATCGCGATGCCGACGACCTCACGTCGCGCTGGCGTCGCCTCGTCATCGTGCCCGCCGAGCGGCTCGGCGTGGCGGCGCCGCGGCTCGTCGTGATCCACTCGCGCTATCGCGAGCTGCTGCGCACGCTCGTGCGCTTCGTGATGATGGTCGCGTCGAGCCATCCCGATCGACAGATCGCGGTGGTGGTCCCGCAGCTCGTCGAGCCGCGCTGGTACCAGTGGCTGCTCCACACGCCGATCGCGTCGTTGCTCAAGACGGCGCTCTTGTTGCGCGGTGGGCCGCAGATCGTCGTGATCAACACGCCCTGGTACCTCGACGCGTGGATCCCCGAGCGACGGCGGATGGCGGGGCCGCCGGTCCAGCCCGAGCTGCGCGAGCGGGGCGCGAGGTGA